A window of the Sabethes cyaneus chromosome 1, idSabCyanKW18_F2, whole genome shotgun sequence genome harbors these coding sequences:
- the LOC128745187 gene encoding signal recognition particle 54 kDa protein has protein sequence MVLADLGRKITNALHSLSKATIINEEVLDAMLKEICTALLEADVNIRLVKKLRENVKSVIDFDEMAGGLNKRRMIQSAVFKELVKLVDPGVKPFQPVKGRPNIIMFVGLQGSGKTTTCTKLAYHYQKKNWKSCLVCADTFRAGAYDQIKQNATKARIPFYGSYTEVDPVVIAQDGVEMFKKEGFEFIIVDTSGRHKQEESLFEEMLAVATAIKPDNIIFVMDATIGQACEAQAKAFKGKVDIGSVIITKLDGHAKGGGALSAVAATNSPIIFIGTGEHIDDLEPFKTKPFISKLLGMGDIEGLIDKVNELNLDDNEELIDKIKHGQFTIRDMYEQFQNIMKMGPFSQIMGMIPGFSQDFMTKGGEQESMARIKRLMTMMDSMSDGELDNKDGAKLFSKQPSRIIRVAQGSGVTEREVRDLISQYTKFAAVIKKMGGIKGLFKSGDMAKNVNPTQMAKLNQQMAKMIDPRMFQQMGGMSGLQNMMRQLQQGAGGLGNLMGGFGKS, from the exons ATGGTTTTAGCGGATTTAGGTCGGAAAATCACGAATGCTTTGCATTCGCTGAGCAAAGCGACGATCATCAATGAAGAG GTTCTCGATGCTATGCTGAAGGAAATCTGTACGGCGCTGCTGGAGGCGGACGTCAACATACGGCTGGTGAAAAAGCTTCGCGAAAATGTGAAATCGGTGATCGATTTCGACGAAATGGCAGGCGGATTGAACAAGCGGCGCATGATTCAGTCGGCCGTTTTCAAGGAACTGGTTAAGCTAGTCGATCCGGGTGTGAAACCCTTCCAGCCGGTGAAGGGTCGGCCAAACATTATCATGTTTGTCGGTTTGCAG GGATCAGGAAAGACCACAACCTGTACCAAGCTGGCCTATCACTATCAGAAAAAGAACTGGAAATCCTGTTTGGTTTGTGCGGACACGTTCCGTGCGGGTGCGTACGATCAGATCAAGCAAAACGCTACCAAGGCGCGGATTCCGTTCTACGGCAGTTACACCGAGGTAGATCCGGTGGTGATTGCCCAGGACGGAGTGGAGATGTTCAAGAAGGAAGGTTTCGAGTTTATCATCGTCGATACGAGCGGTCGCCACAAGCAGGAGGAGTCACTGTTCGAGGAGATGTTGGCGGTGGCGACGGCCATCAAGCCGGATAATATTATCTTCGTGATGGATGCCACCATTGGGCAGGCTTGCGAGGCTCAAGCCAAAGCCTTCAAGGGAAAGGTAGACATCGGTTCCGTTATCATTACCAAGTTGGATGGCCACGCCAAGGGAGGTGGTGCACTGTCAGC AGTGGCCGCTACTAATTCACCTATCATTTTCATTGGAACTGGTGAGCATATTGACGATTTGGAACCGTTTAAGACGAAACCGTTCATTAGCAAGTTGCTCGGAATGGGCGATATCGAGGGTTTAATCGATAAGGTTAACGAGTTGAATTTGGATGACAATGAAGAGTTGATCGATAAAATTAAACACGGACAATTCACGATACGGGACATGTACGAACAGTTTCAGAACATTATGAAAATGGGACCGTTTTCGCAAATTATG GGTATGATTCCTGGCTTCTCGCAAGATTTTATGACCAAGGGAGGCGAACAGGAATCGATGGCACGCATCAAGCGGCTGATGACGATGATGGATTCGATGTCGGACGGCGAGTTGGACAACAAGGATGGAGCGAAGCTGTTCAGCAAACAGCCGAGTCGGATAATTCGGGTGGCACAGGGTTCCGGTGTGACCGAGCGCGAGGTGCGCGATCTGATTTCGCAGTACACCAAGTTTGCGGCCGTTATCAAGAAGATGGGCGGTATCAAGGGTCTGTTCAAGAGCGGTGACATGGCGAAAAACGTGAATCCGACGCAGATGGCAAAACTGAACCAGCAGATGGCGAAGATGATCGATCCACGGATGTTCCAGCAGATGGGTGGCATGAGTGGGCTGCAAAATATGATGCGCCAGCTGCAGCAGGGCGCCGGCGGGCTCGGGAATCTGATGGGCGGCTTCGGTAAGTCCTGA
- the LOC128733588 gene encoding 39 kDa FK506-binding nuclear protein, with protein sequence MFWGLVLKANKKYTQTVVKAFHLSQAALDLSKAGDGDVQVMLTSEENTYLLCTLGKKTPQVSLDLNFDEGDQISLSTKGEGIVHLTGYLVPSEADFMDSDDEDGEEEEVEADEEMLEVPVQKEKERVAKKVAAKVIKHEVNAKPGAEDEEDEMDETFELPKGAQKKKNKQQKGGDEEEDSDDDDDDESDEDNSDDSEEDDELNDSKADEGKDEEEDSDDDDEDDEEDDSNEEDDSEDEQPPAAKVAKLEKKPSKQNGIEQNGKASSKELKKDEKQKQGQPKTRTLQGGLTVEDIAVGSGAEAKPGKKVAVYYEGRLKKNNKVFDSTTKGAGFKFALGRGEVIKGWDLGVSGMKVGGKRRLTVPHQLAYGTRGSPPVIPPNSTLVFDVELRNVF encoded by the exons ATGTTCTGGG GATTGGTACTGAAGGCTAACAAGAAGTACACGCAGACGGTGGTCAAGGCGTTCCATCTGTCGCAGGCGGCGCTGGACCTGAGCAAGGCCGGCGATGGCGATGTTCAGGTTATGTTAACATCGGAGGAAAATACCTATCTGTTGTGCACTCTTGGCAAGAAAACCCCGCAGGTTTCGCTAGACCTGAACTTCGACGAAGGTGATCAGATCAGCCTAAGCACCAAGGGTGAGGGAATTGTACATTTGACCGGGTACTTGGTGCCAAGTGAGGCAGATTTTATGGACAGCGATGACGAGGACGGCGAGGAGGAGGAAGTCGAAGCAGATGAGGAAATGTTGGAAGTTCCGGTGCAAAAGGAAAAG GAGCGCGTTGCTAAGAAAGTAGCCGCAAAGGTAATAAAACACGAGGTAAATGCAAAACCAGGTGCTGAAGATGAGGAGGATGAAATGGATGAAACGTTCGAGCTGCCGAAGGGAgctcagaaaaagaagaataagcAACAAAAGGGTGGAGACGAGGAAGAGGAcagcgacgacgatgacgatgatgaatCCGACGAAGATAATTCGGATGATTCCGAAGAGGATGATGAACTGAACGACAGTAAAGCCGACGAGGGTAAGGACGAGGAGGAGGATagcgatgacgatgatgaggaTGACGAGGAAGACGATTCCAACGAAGAGGATGATTCGGAAGATGAACAGCCACCAGCGGCAAAAGTTGCCAAGCTGGAGAAGAAACCATCGAAGCAGAATGGCATTGAACAGAACGGTAAGGCTTCCTCCAAGGAactgaaaaaagacgaaaagcaaAAGCAAGGCCAACCAAAGACTCGCACGCTGCAGGGCGGATTGACGGTGGAAGACATTGCGGTCGGTTCGGGAGCGGAAGCCAAGCCCGGCAAGAAGGTGGCCGTGTACTACGAGGGTCGCTTGAAAAAGAACAACAAAGTGTTCGATTCCACAACGAAGGGTGCCGGTTTCAAGTTTGCCCTGGGTCGCGGTGAGGTCATCAAGGGCTGGGACTTGGGTGTAAGTGGAATGAAAGTCGGAGGCAAGCGACGACTAACGGTGCCTCACCAATTGGCCTACGGAACCCGAGGAAGCCCACCGGTCATTCCGCCGAACAGTACGCTCGTGTTCGACGTCGAGCTGCGAAACGTGTTCTAA